Genomic DNA from Vicinamibacteria bacterium:
GCCCATCCGTGGCGTTCATGAATAGCGCGTTCGCATTTTTCACCCGCGACGGATCGCCGGCCACTTCTCGGAGGGTGTCGGCGATGTAGCTCGGAATCTCGAGCCATTGGTCGGGAGCACGGCTCTCCCGCTGGGTGAAATATTTCCATCCCACGACGCCGACGCGAGAACCGCTCGAGATTCCCGCGCTCTCGAGAACTCGTGCCAGCGAGGGGCTTTCGTTTCGAGACTGGGAGAGCAGACTGAAGCTCTGAAAGAGCAGCGGTCTCAACTCGAGGGGACTGATGCCCACGTAACCCCAGCCTTCGTTGCCGACCACGATGACCGGCGTGCTGTCATGCGAGACAACGAGCAACGCTTCCTCGAATCTCGGATCGAACCCCGTGAGGTAGGCCATGTTGGCGCTGTGCTCGCGGTCGGCGTAGATGACGAGAACGTCGAGGCCCGCGGAGCTCGCCCGCGCCCGCGCGGCCTCGAGTCGGTTACGGTAGATCTCGGACGTCAGTTTCGGCTCGAGCGTGGGCTCACCGAAATCGGGAAGCTCCAC
This window encodes:
- a CDS encoding aminopeptidase P family N-terminal domain-containing protein, translating into MKVERFFHVALEEVELPDFGEPTLEPKLTSEIYRNRLEAARARASSAGLDVLVIYADREHSANMAYLTGFDPRFEEALLVVSHDSTPVIVVGNEGWGYVGISPLELRPLLFQSFSLLSQSRNESPSLARVLESAGISSGSRVGVVGWKYFTQRESRAPDQWLEIPSYIADTLREVAGDPSRVKNANALFMNATDGLRVSNELEQLAAFEYAACHTSSAIRNVLFGLEPGMTEFEAVRLMRLNGMPLSCHPMLSSGPRAAMGLPSPSSRVIERGDPFTTAVGVWGALNCRAGFVVEDETDLPRGARDYVDKLVAPYFRAIVSWYETIGIGVRGGELFDVIQ